One window of Lytechinus variegatus isolate NC3 chromosome 2, Lvar_3.0, whole genome shotgun sequence genomic DNA carries:
- the LOC121408321 gene encoding T-cell differentiation antigen CD6-like produces MTSSAISRLVFTVCVITITDRAVAIRNGDLRLVSANTTKGWVEIYYNSEWYSISGQFLIYDVSKVVCRQLGLPFTEAVEVDDPYVKRPLDNVGVLSTTAFCDGDEARLEDCRNFDWSFSQFYTHDYDVAVHCAGENINTGDLRLVGGVDDRSGRLEIFMGKAWESFCSVGFGVTEAMVACRQLGLLNTSDVEFFPDAYFGRGNIGDGPYIARCTGDEEKIDSCSSFYRSFHSVNYDELFCSHSQDVGICCPSDIGGCAVTYSTSGTSVVGSIVGSIIVVVVVLLIIGCCCYCCCKKKKGKQQYTTVVQNPAPQPASGGQQAPAPTSGSTAPPVYYHGPTPGHPAVNIGQPNTQSYPIQYPPTGQAMPPPAPVAGNIPYPPQTNPYPTGQVPPPAAAGSTPYPSQPYPYPSGQAPPPAGAYPTPPQQPAYNPTAATGTYPAAPYPPQAAPTGPAYGAPSAEQSYPTKGDVDHPLPSHSASGTPSAPPMDMGSGQGEIPSAPPPAYEHLIG; encoded by the exons ATGACGTCGTCTGCGATATCTCGCCTCGTTTTCACCGTGTGTGTCATCACTATCACGGATAGAGCAGTTGCAATAA GAAATGGTGATTTACGGCTCGTCAGCGCCAACACAACCAAAGGCTGGGTTGAGATCTATTACAACTCTGAGTGGTACTCGATATCCGGTCAGTTCTTAATCTATGATGTATCCAAGGTAGTGTGCAGACAGCTCGGTTTGCCCTTCACCGAAGCAGTAGAAGTGGACGATCCTTATGTGAAGAGACCCCTGGATAACGTTGGTGTGCTGTCTACCACTGCATTCTGTGATGGGGACGAAGCCAGGCTTGAAGACTGTCGTAATTTCGACTGGAGCTTTTCTCAATTCTACACCCATGATTATGATGTTGCAGTCCATTGCGCAGGGG AAAATATAAACACTGGCGATCTGCGACTAGTTGGTGGTGTCGACGACCGTAGTGGGCGCCTCGAAATCTTCATGGGAAAAGCCTGGGAATCATTCTGCAGTGTAGGATTTGGTGTAACTGAAGCGATGGTGGCATGTCGTCAGCTTGGCCTTCTAAATACTTCTGATGTAGAATTTTTCCCTGATGCGTACTTTGGTAGGGGAAATATAGGCGATGGACCTTACATTGCTCGCTGTACTGGTGACGAAGAGAAGATTGATTCCTGTTCTTCTTTTTATCGCTCCTTCCATTCTGTGAATTATGATGAACTTTTTTGTTCCCACTCTCAGGACGTCGGGATCTGTTGTCCATCGGATATAG GTGGATGTGCCGTAACTTACAGTACTAGTGGAACTTCTGTCGTCGGCAGCATCGTTGGTTCTATTATAGTGGTCGTTGTTGTACTTCTTATCATCGGCTGTTGCTGCTACTGCTGTtgcaaaaagaagaaaggaaagcaACAGTATACGACAGTGGTTCAAAATCCAGCCCCTCAGCCAGCTAGCGGAGGTCAGCAAGCTCCAGCACCAACGTCGGGAAGTACAGCACCACCTGTTTACTACCATGGACCCACACCAGGTCATCCTGCTGTGAATATTGGCCAACCTAATACACAATCCTATCCTATTCAATACCCTCCTACTGGTCAGGCCATGCCTCCACCTGCACCCGTTGCCGGCAATATCCCATACCCTCCGCAGACCAATCCATACCCCACTGGGCAAGTACCCCCACCTGCAGCAGCTGGCAGTACCCCGTACCCTTCACAACCCTATCCATACCCCTCTGGACAGGCTCCTCCACCCGCAGGTGCATATCCTACACCACCTCAACAACCAGCTTacaatcccaccgctgccaccggTACATATCCAGCTGCACCTTATCCTCCGCAGGCTGCACCCACAGGACCAGCTTATGGTGCTCCATCTGCAGAACAGTCATATCCCACCAAAGGAGATGTAGATCATCCTTTACCCTCACATTCTGCAAGTGGAACACCGAGCGCACCTCCAATGGATATGGGAAGTGGGCAAGGGGAAATTCCGAGTGCGCCCCCGCCAGCTTACGAGCATCTTATTGGATGA
- the LOC121408323 gene encoding soluble scavenger receptor cysteine-rich domain-containing protein SSC5D-like, giving the protein MESSPRFHLLIVCLAAFLGRSLADSEGDLRLVNGTALYGRLEIYYNSTWMTISNKNLRGSPSRVACRQLGLPFTEAEFVRDKRILTPSDSEKVLVTWMICRGGEDRLTECNSFDWNPVPFYTHDEDFAIFCKGEFFPTGGLRLADGLDHRRGRLELYSGLRWTPFCLVGFQIKEAVVACRQLGFNTSQPYIYNSDYFGPPSGALSRLYIAQCTGDEEDIPSCDELYTAYSSEECSVSQDSLSICCSRDLDSCKPKVEMSNGEFAGSLLAVILLPITLCAGCYIACKKPCSRRCKKKPKPPQQYNAVSLGADGGGPNQFPMASSEDQKVPVYIHTNADGAPVSSCDPSGLSPPAPAASNTPYPPQSNPYSAGQVPPPAAAGCTPYPSQHPYPYHSGQAPPPAGVYPTPPLQPGYNPTAATGTYPAAPYPPQAASTGPA; this is encoded by the exons ATGGAATCTTCGCCTCGTTTCCATCTATTAATCGTCTGCCTCGCTGCATTTCTTGGAAGAAGTTTAGCTGATA gtgAAGGCGACTTGCGCCTAGTTAACGGTACGGCATTATACGGACGTCTAGAGATCTACTATAACTCAACATGGATGACAATATCGAATAAAAACTTACGAGGATCTCCTTCTCGAGTGGCATGTCGACAGCTTGGTCTACCTTTCACAGAGGCCGAATTTGTACGGGATAAAAGAATCCTCACACCATCTGACTCGGAGAAGGTTCTGGTGACATGGATGATCTGTCGTGGAGGCGAAGACAGACTTACTGAATGCAATAGTTTCGACTGGAACCCTGTGCCGTTTTACACACATGATGAAGACTTTGCCATCTTTTGCAAAGGAG AGTTCTTCCCAACTGGTGGACTCAGATTAGCCGATGGCTTGGATCACCGCAGAGGGCGTCTTGAACTGTATTCTGGACTTCGTTGGACACCATTCTGTCTTGTTGGGTTCCAGATAAAAGAAGCGGTGGTAGCATGTCGTCAACTCGGATTCAATACATCCCAACCCTACATCTATAACAGTGATTACTTTGGCCCACCGTCTGGTGCACTCAGTAGACTTTACATTGCCCAGTGCACTGGGGATGAGGAGGATATACCTTCCTGCGATGAGTTGTACACCGCATATTCAAGTGAAGAATGCAGCGTGTCACAAGACTCTCTCAGCATCTGCTGTTCCCGGGATTTAG ACTCGTGCAAACCCAAAGTAGAGATGAGTAATGGTGAGTTTGCAGGTAGTCTTCTAGCAGTTATACTACTTCCGATTACACTATGCGCCGGTTGTTACATCGCGTGCAAGAAACCGTGCAGTAGACGATGCAAGAAGAAGCCCAAACCTCCACAGCAATACAATGCAGTGTCTCTTGGGGCTGACGGTGGAGGTCCAAATCAATTTCCGATGGCATCATCTGAAGATCAGAAAGTACCTGTCTACATTCATACCAATGCGGATGGGGCTCCTGTTTCAAGTTGTGACCCATCTGGGTTGTCTCCACCTGCACCTGCTGCTAGTAATACCCCATACCCTCCGCAGAGTAATCCATATTCGGCTGGACAAGTACCACCACCTGCAGCAGCTGGTTGTACCCCGTACCCTTCACAACACCCCTATCCTTACCACTCTGGACAGGCTCCTCCACCAGCAGGTGTATATCCTACTCCTCCTCTACAACCAGGTTacaatcccaccgctgccactgGTACATACCCAGCTGCACCTTATCCTCCACAGGCTGCATCCACTGGACCAGCTTAA